A stretch of the Teredinibacter haidensis genome encodes the following:
- a CDS encoding efflux RND transporter permease subunit: MNIIRKFTEHKVAATMLMLIMVMIGLWGARQINLQLNPSQHYNNVIVEAYWPGAGAEDIERQITLPLEHQLRSVKDLRSMKSSISQGLLRIDLEFEDHINSDEALEEVKQATSQARFLPSEMEPLVIKPFVPYERLADLLVTGNQLKALVPQALDFERELLTLGIDKIEFLSLPDMEMAIQVDRQNLLDMGISLDRLGDTIAATSRDFPAGNVGVGDSEMQLRSLDQQRTEEGFRELLIRLDSGRLLRLSDIATVDEIPRDNTVLTTQNGRPAIWMRVLRAPGTNTFLASEILQTWLAEKKRTLPENMDVSPLLETWKFTEQQFQLVMRNGISGLILVLLTLYFFLNGRIAFWVAAGIPVSFAFAVTLFYYGGGSINALSLIGLIMALGIVVDDSIVVAEEYQTRLSRMNPNRAAYSAAQSMLSAVLASSLTTIAALIPIMLVDGGAMREIPLLILCIIVASLLECFLVLPGHILATDLRRQSSAMTRFRARMQTRGELFRQQIFLPLVRQVLRYRGATLCFASMAFLVALSLLISGRIKTEMAVGFSLDYIEASIKVPGTQTDIEAAVAVLQDSLSQAEQQLGGGLIATHILSKGTAFLDGEKKYGQLYITLFAEMVSSDERRVTAEEFTHAWRQKMAEDQSQTIEVFDFHLGQDLSADISLYFTGNDVHQLKTAAEELKQIIRGYTGVHSVADDLPYGDYQSVFKLNAEGRAMGLTAESLARQIYAAYEGVKVQLFNRRGQEIEVMVKLPKDERENVFRLKEFPIQTLDGRTIPLASVAEVLQQRGIKVIQHYNGELAVNITANVIHQLNTPLAVLRTLEKTAIPQIAEKYHLKYGLSENSAAEQRIISDLLWGVFGALVLIYLILCWNTASYIWPLAIMLAIPLALTGAFFGLYFSNMNLGVLSTLGLFTLTGVMVNDAIIVINSYKLYRNQGMACHAAIEIATCSRFRAVILTSLTTTAGLLPLMFENSLMGRFMAPLAVVICFGMIYGTVLILIVVPAALSFLDSAAEKIRGKVSGDRHRDWPDTKTYLDSPIVDTDH; this comes from the coding sequence ATGAATATAATCAGAAAATTCACAGAGCACAAAGTGGCCGCCACCATGCTCATGTTGATTATGGTGATGATTGGCCTTTGGGGAGCGCGCCAAATTAATTTGCAGCTTAATCCGTCGCAACACTACAATAATGTCATTGTTGAAGCGTACTGGCCCGGCGCTGGTGCCGAAGATATTGAGCGCCAGATCACGCTACCATTAGAGCATCAGCTGCGTTCGGTGAAAGATCTGCGATCGATGAAATCTTCTATTAGTCAGGGTTTGTTGCGCATAGACTTAGAATTCGAAGATCATATTAACAGCGACGAAGCTCTGGAAGAAGTTAAACAGGCGACCAGCCAAGCGCGGTTTTTACCAAGTGAGATGGAGCCATTGGTGATCAAACCTTTTGTTCCCTACGAACGCTTGGCGGATCTGTTGGTGACGGGCAATCAATTGAAAGCGTTGGTGCCACAAGCACTCGATTTTGAGCGTGAATTGTTGACGCTTGGTATCGACAAGATTGAATTTCTGTCTCTGCCTGATATGGAAATGGCGATTCAGGTTGATCGTCAAAATTTGCTAGATATGGGTATCTCCCTTGATCGCCTTGGCGATACCATTGCCGCAACCAGTCGCGATTTTCCAGCTGGGAACGTTGGTGTGGGCGACAGCGAAATGCAGCTGCGAAGCTTAGACCAACAGCGCACAGAGGAAGGATTTCGCGAGCTGTTAATTCGTTTAGACAGCGGGCGTTTACTGCGGCTTAGCGACATAGCAACGGTTGATGAGATACCTCGAGATAATACTGTGTTGACCACGCAAAACGGTCGCCCTGCTATCTGGATGCGGGTATTACGCGCACCGGGCACCAACACTTTCTTAGCTTCAGAAATACTACAAACCTGGTTAGCAGAAAAAAAACGCACACTGCCTGAAAACATGGATGTATCTCCGTTGTTAGAGACCTGGAAGTTCACGGAACAGCAATTCCAGTTAGTGATGCGCAACGGCATATCGGGTTTGATCTTAGTGTTGTTGACTTTGTACTTTTTCCTCAATGGACGTATCGCGTTTTGGGTGGCCGCAGGCATTCCTGTCAGTTTCGCTTTTGCGGTTACGTTGTTTTATTACGGCGGAGGTTCCATCAACGCCCTAAGTCTGATTGGTCTCATCATGGCGTTAGGTATAGTTGTGGATGACTCCATCGTAGTGGCGGAGGAATACCAGACGCGCTTAAGCCGTATGAACCCAAACCGTGCAGCTTACAGTGCGGCCCAGTCGATGTTGTCGGCTGTGCTAGCATCTTCTCTCACTACGATTGCAGCATTGATTCCGATTATGTTAGTGGATGGTGGGGCTATGAGGGAAATTCCGTTACTCATTCTATGCATCATCGTTGCTTCTTTATTGGAGTGCTTCCTGGTTTTACCAGGTCATATTTTAGCAACAGATTTGCGTCGTCAATCCTCCGCTATGACCAGATTTCGTGCTCGTATGCAGACTCGGGGGGAGTTGTTTCGTCAACAAATATTTTTACCTCTCGTTAGACAGGTGTTGCGTTATCGCGGCGCCACACTATGTTTCGCCTCCATGGCATTTTTAGTGGCTTTATCTCTGTTAATAAGCGGACGTATAAAAACCGAAATGGCGGTGGGGTTTTCCCTGGACTATATTGAGGCCAGTATAAAAGTACCAGGTACCCAAACAGATATAGAAGCAGCTGTTGCCGTTTTGCAGGACTCGCTAAGTCAGGCGGAACAACAGTTGGGTGGCGGCTTGATTGCTACACACATCCTGTCTAAAGGCACCGCGTTTCTCGATGGTGAAAAAAAATACGGGCAGTTATATATCACTCTGTTTGCAGAGATGGTTTCATCGGATGAACGCCGAGTAACAGCGGAAGAATTTACCCACGCTTGGCGCCAGAAAATGGCGGAGGATCAATCCCAAACAATTGAGGTCTTCGATTTTCATTTGGGGCAGGATCTAAGCGCAGACATATCACTGTATTTTACCGGTAACGACGTTCACCAACTAAAGACTGCAGCCGAGGAATTGAAACAGATTATTCGCGGGTATACTGGGGTGCATTCGGTCGCAGATGACCTTCCCTACGGTGACTATCAATCGGTGTTTAAACTCAACGCCGAGGGCAGGGCGATGGGCCTGACTGCTGAGTCTTTAGCGCGCCAAATTTACGCCGCTTACGAAGGTGTAAAAGTGCAGTTGTTCAACCGCCGGGGCCAAGAAATTGAAGTGATGGTAAAATTACCTAAAGACGAGCGTGAAAATGTCTTCCGTTTAAAAGAATTTCCAATTCAAACTCTGGATGGTCGTACAATCCCTTTGGCCAGTGTTGCTGAGGTCTTGCAGCAAAGGGGCATTAAGGTAATCCAGCACTACAACGGTGAGCTTGCCGTAAATATCACTGCCAATGTAATCCATCAGCTCAATACACCGCTGGCTGTGCTCCGGACGTTGGAAAAAACGGCTATCCCCCAAATTGCGGAGAAATATCATCTTAAGTATGGGTTGTCGGAAAACTCAGCAGCAGAACAGCGCATTATCTCGGATTTATTGTGGGGGGTCTTTGGCGCACTGGTGCTGATCTATTTGATTCTCTGTTGGAACACCGCCTCATATATATGGCCGTTGGCGATCATGTTAGCTATACCCCTTGCGCTCACGGGAGCATTTTTTGGGCTGTATTTTTCCAATATGAATTTGGGTGTGCTGTCGACACTTGGTTTGTTTACTTTGACGGGGGTAATGGTCAATGACGCAATCATTGTTATCAATAGCTACAAGTTGTACCGAAATCAGGGGATGGCCTGTCATGCGGCGATTGAAATAGCCACATGCTCTAGGTTTCGCGCAGTAATTTTAACATCTCTTACTACGACCGCCGGCCTCTTACCGTTGATGTTTGAAAATTCCTTAATGGGCCGATTTATGGCCCCCCTGGCAGTGGTTATTTGTTTTGGAATGATTTACGGCACGGTTTTGATTTTAATCGTGGTCCCGGCGGCACTCTCCTTCTTGGATAGTGCCGCCGAAAAAATAAGGGGAAAAGTATCGGGTGATAGGCATAGGGATTGGCCAGACACTAAGACTTATCTCGATTCGCCTATCGTTGATACGGATCACTAG
- a CDS encoding efflux RND transporter periplasmic adaptor subunit: protein MTIVRSKVRYWWPINRAVLVPIFILLCGVLIASTLLVTAPVPEEQPPKESVWPVSAVVVNLTDANPMAPLFGRVESPREAKIASRLPAEVVAVEVHEGDEVEKGQVLLRLDDADLLLAVQQNQANLLEAEARLKSNRMNAQSDSRLLQHQKILWHLTDKKVARQKSLLEEKIIAQSVYDDSRLESIQQAIELEKQIFLVANANNTEKLAEANVTRALAKLERANLQLSYATVTAPFNGVVSKVLISEGDRLQVGSPTLQIFDREELQVRSAISNAYVSAIKTALTANQTIVASTEAYQHKVELELVNLTSSVSSSGASVDGLFRVTDSGEWLVLGQMLPISLQMPTENAVVLIPPQALYDQDYVYAIENGSLVPLKVEVVGETSLRGKTKLLLRSNDLHDGILLLGSRLANAKTGLKVEPRVKIDYAPILADAENQD, encoded by the coding sequence GTGACAATTGTTCGCTCTAAAGTTCGTTATTGGTGGCCCATTAATCGCGCAGTTTTGGTACCTATTTTTATTTTGTTGTGTGGTGTTTTGATCGCCTCAACTCTGTTGGTGACAGCGCCTGTGCCGGAGGAGCAACCTCCCAAGGAAAGCGTTTGGCCGGTCAGCGCAGTTGTGGTGAATCTGACCGATGCAAACCCAATGGCGCCGCTTTTTGGTCGTGTTGAGTCACCACGTGAAGCAAAAATTGCGTCGCGCCTGCCGGCAGAGGTTGTTGCTGTTGAAGTGCACGAAGGTGATGAGGTTGAAAAAGGGCAAGTATTGCTGCGTTTGGATGACGCGGATCTGTTACTGGCAGTACAGCAAAACCAGGCGAACCTGTTAGAAGCAGAAGCACGACTCAAATCGAACCGCATGAACGCACAATCGGATTCACGTTTATTACAGCATCAGAAAATTCTATGGCATTTGACGGATAAAAAAGTTGCGCGTCAAAAGAGTTTACTTGAGGAGAAAATTATTGCCCAGTCGGTCTACGACGACTCTAGGTTGGAATCAATTCAACAGGCAATTGAATTGGAAAAGCAAATTTTTCTCGTGGCCAACGCAAACAATACCGAAAAACTCGCAGAAGCCAACGTAACGCGGGCGCTGGCGAAACTTGAAAGAGCCAACCTCCAGTTGTCCTATGCAACGGTAACCGCGCCTTTTAATGGTGTGGTAAGTAAAGTTTTAATTTCTGAAGGCGATCGTTTACAGGTTGGTTCACCTACGTTGCAAATATTTGATCGTGAAGAATTACAAGTTCGCTCTGCAATTTCAAACGCCTATGTCAGCGCGATAAAAACAGCGCTCACTGCGAATCAAACCATCGTTGCGTCTACAGAGGCCTATCAGCATAAGGTAGAACTGGAATTGGTTAATCTCACTTCCAGTGTTTCCTCTAGCGGTGCGAGCGTGGATGGTTTATTTCGCGTAACGGATTCAGGCGAGTGGTTAGTACTAGGTCAAATGTTGCCTATTTCGTTGCAGATGCCAACGGAGAATGCTGTTGTATTAATACCACCTCAAGCTTTATATGATCAGGATTATGTTTACGCAATTGAAAATGGCAGTTTGGTGCCTTTGAAAGTCGAGGTGGTTGGCGAAACGAGTTTGCGCGGCAAGACAAAACTACTGCTGCGCTCGAATGATTTGCACGATGGTATTTTATTGCTTGGTTCGCGTTTGGCTAATGCGAAAACAGGTTTGAAAGTTGAGCCTCGTGTGAAAATTGACTATGCGCCAATACTAGCAGATGCAGAGAATCAAGATTAA
- a CDS encoding MaoC family dehydratase, translating into MRIVELIKEKSQMITLQNFTAESIELRLRELKSSFFERLALVSTSNKRPQFSPVQREAKPMVCSSTFVRAYHDDLLKKVGFEIHIGEWFEITQDSINIFAAVTKDSQWIHLDTERARRNSPFRSTVAQGFLIIGMIPALRDYENSVSEADFPVRMVVNCGIEKVRFLYPVKPGSRIRARTILKKIELARKCIEVTEAITVEIEGCTKSACVADIIYRVYLQP; encoded by the coding sequence ATGAGAATTGTTGAGCTGATCAAGGAGAAATCCCAGATGATTACGCTGCAAAATTTTACTGCAGAGTCCATCGAATTGAGGCTTAGGGAGCTAAAATCCTCGTTTTTTGAACGTTTAGCCCTGGTAAGCACCAGTAACAAACGGCCCCAATTTTCGCCTGTACAGAGAGAGGCCAAACCAATGGTATGTTCAAGTACATTTGTGCGCGCATATCACGACGATTTGCTAAAAAAAGTAGGCTTTGAAATTCATATTGGCGAGTGGTTTGAAATTACCCAGGACTCAATAAATATCTTTGCCGCCGTGACCAAAGACAGCCAGTGGATCCATTTAGATACTGAGAGAGCTCGCAGAAATTCCCCCTTTAGAAGTACGGTTGCGCAGGGTTTTTTGATTATCGGTATGATTCCCGCGTTACGCGATTACGAAAATTCGGTATCAGAAGCAGATTTCCCGGTTCGTATGGTTGTGAACTGCGGTATTGAAAAAGTACGATTCCTATACCCAGTTAAACCCGGAAGTAGAATTCGTGCGCGCACCATACTCAAAAAAATCGAGCTAGCCCGAAAATGTATTGAGGTTACGGAAGCAATAACCGTGGAAATTGAAGGCTGCACTAAGAGCGCATGCGTAGCGGATATTATTTATCGGGTTTATCTGCAGCCGTAG